A part of Cannabis sativa cultivar Pink pepper isolate KNU-18-1 chromosome 6, ASM2916894v1, whole genome shotgun sequence genomic DNA contains:
- the LOC115694694 gene encoding uncharacterized protein LOC115694694: MDEDGGEQMDQFHRNEAISAVADEGFLGEEEEDDDYEDLYNDVNVGEGFLQSMRKNEDSGFGNEVVEEKKIEQQQQQQQVPLVAQEAAVSIPGVGGGSGEGTGGGDVGARVAAGRVGGEGYSNSNNQNLGFRGGEMGLKVNVGSGPSVGGGSGMRVELGQGSSKMNDFEEQSGNTSVGVHVIGQQPQQQQQPQQLQQQQPPPPQQVPPPHVGVVGNVGNMVGDGMMRQPGVGVNVNGVGGNNVVGGVGVGVGVGGGGGGTILFVGDLHWWTTDSELESELCKYGQVKEVKFFDEKASGKSKGYCQVEFYDPAAATACKEGMNGHLFNGRPCLVAFASPFSVKRMGEAQVNRNQQMTQTNVAQARRPNDTGVKPGGNNIATGGNYQGADNNTNTNNNNRGFGRGNWGRGNAQNMGNRGPVGPMRNRGGGMSGRGIMGNGGNGFGQGLGATPPLLHPQSMMGQGFDPAFGAPMGRMGSYGGFPGAPTPPFSGILSSFPPVGGVGLPGVAPHVNPAFFGRGMPMNGMGMMPTAGVDGPNMGMWSDPSMGGWGGGEEHGGGRAAESSYGEEAASDHQYGEVSHDRGGGWPNPMKEKDRGSERDWSGSSDRRYREDRDQAYERDVPREKDTSHDDWSERRHRDDRDAGRERERERDRDRERSRDRERERDRDRHREDRDRYADHHRYRDRETEHDDEWERGRSSRTHNKGRVSQEDDHRSRSRDADYGKRRRLTSE; encoded by the coding sequence ACGATGATTATGAGGACCTTTACAATGATGTAAATGTTGGTGAGGGTTTTTTACAGTCTATGAGGAAGAATGAGGATTCGGGTTTTGGGAATGAGGTTGTGGAGGAAAAGAAGATtgagcaacaacaacaacagcaacaagTTCCTTTAGTGGCTCAAGAGGCTGCTGTTTCGATTCCGGGTGTTGGTGGTGGTAGTGGTGAGGGTACTGGTGGTGGAGATGTTGGAGCTAGGGTTGCTGCTGGGAGAGTTGGAGGAGAGGGTTATAGTAATAGTAATAATCAAAATCTTGGATTTAGAGGGGGTGAGATGGGTTTGAAGGTTAATGTTGGATCGGGGCCATCGGTGGGTGGTGGAAGTGGGATGAGGGTTGAATTAGGTCAGGGGTCGAGTAAGATGAATGATTTTGAAGAACAGAGTGGGAATACTAGTGTTGGGGTTCATGTTATTGGTCAGCAGCcgcaacagcaacaacaacctcaGCAGCTGCAACAACAGCAACCACCGCCGCCACAACAAGTTCCGCCACCTCATGTTGGTGTTGTTGGAAATGTTGGGAATATGGTGGGTGATGGTATGATGAGGCAACCTGGTGTGGGTGTTAATGTTAATGGGGTTGGAGGAAACAATGTTGTTGGTGGAGTTGGGGTTGGGGTAGGGGTTGGAGGTGGAGGTGGTGGGACTATTTTGTTTGTTGGTGATTTGCATTGGTGGACAACTGATTCGGAATTGGAGTCTGAGTTATGTAAGTATGGACAAGTGAAGGAGGTTAAATTTTTCGATGAGAAGGCAAGTGGGAAGTCTAAAGGGTATTGTCAGGTTGAGTTTTATGACCCAGCTGCTGCTACAGCCTGCAAAGAGGGGATGAATGGGCATTTGTTTAATGGTCGACCTTGTCTTGTTGCATTTGCGTCCCCGTTCAGTGTCAAGAGAATGGGAGAGGCTCAAGTGAACAGGAATCAACAGATGACTCAGACTAATGTTGCTCAGGCTAGAAGGCCTAATGATACTGGTGTTAAACCTGGTGGGAATAACATTGCAACTGGTGGGAATTATCAAGGTGCagataataatactaatactaataataataatagaggtTTCGGGAGAGGTAATTGGGGAAGGGGTAATGCTCAGAATATGGGAAATAGGGGTCCTGTTGGTCCGATGCGAAACAGGGGTGGAGGAATGAGTGGTAGAGGTATAATGGGAAATGGTGGAAATGGCTTTGGGCAGGGTCTTGGTGCAACCCCTCCTTTATTGCACCCTCAGTCAATGATGGGCCAGGGTTTCGATCCAGCTTTTGGTGCCCCCATGGGTAGAATGGGAAGTTATGGAGGCTTTCCTGGTGCCCCAACACCGCCATTTTCTGGGATTTTGTCTTCTTTCCCTCCTGTTGGAGGTGTTGGTTTGCCTGGAGTTGCCCCGCACGTTAATCCTGCATTTTTCGGAAGGGGAATGCCCATGAATGGAATGGGAATGATGCCAACAGCTGGTGTTGATGGGCCTAATATGGGAATGTGGTCTGATCCCAGCATGGGTGGATGGGGTGGTGGTGAAGAGCATGGTGGGGGAAGAGCTGCGGAATCTAGTTATGGTGAAGAAGCTGCATCTGACCATCAATATGGTGAGGTTAGTCATGATAGAGGAGGAGGCTGGCCCAATCCAATGAAGGAAAAAGATAGAGGTTCAGAGAGGGACTGGTCTGGGTCTTCGGATAGAAGGTATCGGGAGGATAGGGATCAAGCTTATGAGAGGGATGTGCCTAGAGAAAAAGATACAAGTCATGATGACTGGTCTGAAAGAAGACATCGTGATGATAGAGACGCTGGTCGAGAGCGGGAAAGGGAGCGTGATCGGGATCGAGAACGTTCTCGTGATCGCGAACGTGAAAGGGACCGTGATAGGCATAGGGAAGATAGGGACAGATATGCTGACCATCATAGGTACAGAGACCGTGAAACTGAACATGATGATGAGTGGGAAAGAGGACGGTCATCAAGGACTCACAACAAAGGACGGGTATCTCAAGAGGATGATCATCGATCAAGATCAAGGGATGCTGATTATGGGAAGAGGCGGAGGCTCACTTCCGAATAA